A portion of the Candidatus Paceibacterota bacterium genome contains these proteins:
- a CDS encoding Rne/Rng family ribonuclease: protein MAIEPKTPRKRAAKKATAVVSTDTGEIATKKTPVKKSAAAIPVPMFQAAPVAQAKPARVSRAKAATEESAPESVVKKATSRKKAVPAVIPVATEPEAASSADSEGRGRRRRRGGRGRRRPNELDVESTESDVGDSESEKSATHRRRRRRSSTDGVTPGETVEEDGVITVVKVREPREPREVRERPARGAARDRAPRRTREARSEYREPYRKRGTIITEGEFLARRENVDREMLVRQIGDRTQICVIEDKVMVEHYVNRHTNVSYVGNVYLGRVQNVLPSMEAAFVDIGKGRNAVLYAAEVNWDAAGISDSQPRKIEMVLKTGQPVLVQVTKDPIGQKGARLTSQISLPGRYLVYVPGGGMSGISRRLPEPERARLKTILKAVVPDEAGVIVRTAAEGTSDAEIEADVARLKTQWDDIVAKSENPNFHAPALLYSEPDLAVRVIRDIFNEDFRKLTIQGNDAWEEINNYLGFIAPELTSKIEKWTGLGDLFTDYRVDEQLAKAFDRKVYLPSGGSLVIDRTEAMIVIDVNTGKFIGKGGSLEETVTKNNLEAAEEISRQLRLRDLGGIIVIDFIDMILESNRELVLRRLVECLGRDRTKHQVAEVTSLGLVQMTRKRVGQGLIEAFSTPCETCGGRGIHIQTDPVKARPSLPFGGQNGLGDVHDAIEHEVTEMEEVELEVESGEDYEASGESETAEMPHVVTPEPAKGRRRRRAASSGVITPGA from the coding sequence ATGGCTATTGAGCCAAAAACGCCGCGCAAGCGTGCGGCTAAGAAAGCTACCGCTGTAGTTTCAACCGATACGGGTGAAATAGCGACAAAAAAGACCCCCGTTAAGAAGAGCGCTGCGGCGATTCCCGTTCCCATGTTCCAGGCAGCCCCGGTGGCGCAGGCGAAACCGGCCCGTGTTTCCCGAGCCAAGGCTGCAACCGAGGAAAGCGCCCCAGAGAGCGTCGTCAAGAAGGCCACGTCACGGAAGAAAGCGGTTCCAGCCGTCATTCCCGTTGCAACTGAGCCGGAAGCGGCAAGTTCAGCCGACTCAGAAGGGCGCGGTCGCCGCCGTCGCAGAGGCGGCCGCGGTCGCCGCCGTCCAAACGAGTTAGATGTTGAGTCCACCGAATCTGATGTTGGAGATTCCGAGTCCGAAAAAAGCGCCACCCACCGACGACGTCGACGCCGTTCATCCACTGATGGAGTCACACCGGGTGAGACCGTAGAAGAAGATGGCGTCATCACAGTTGTAAAGGTGCGTGAACCGCGCGAGCCTCGTGAGGTTCGCGAACGTCCAGCCCGTGGTGCAGCCCGCGATCGAGCACCTCGTCGTACTCGTGAAGCGCGAAGTGAATATCGCGAGCCGTATCGCAAGCGCGGAACAATCATTACCGAAGGCGAATTCCTGGCACGTCGTGAGAATGTCGACCGTGAGATGTTGGTCCGTCAAATAGGAGATCGCACGCAGATCTGCGTCATCGAAGACAAGGTCATGGTTGAGCACTACGTCAACCGTCACACCAACGTTTCATACGTCGGCAATGTTTATTTGGGTCGCGTACAGAATGTTCTTCCCAGCATGGAAGCGGCATTCGTCGATATTGGAAAGGGCCGCAACGCAGTTCTTTATGCAGCTGAAGTGAATTGGGATGCTGCTGGCATTTCTGACTCACAACCGCGCAAAATTGAAATGGTTTTGAAGACCGGACAACCAGTGCTCGTCCAGGTGACGAAGGATCCGATCGGACAGAAAGGCGCTCGCCTAACAAGTCAGATCAGCCTTCCCGGTCGATATTTGGTCTACGTGCCAGGTGGTGGAATGAGCGGTATCAGCCGTCGACTTCCGGAACCAGAGCGCGCACGATTAAAAACAATCCTCAAAGCCGTTGTTCCGGATGAAGCGGGCGTCATTGTCCGCACCGCGGCAGAAGGAACAAGCGATGCGGAAATCGAAGCAGATGTAGCGCGACTGAAAACCCAGTGGGATGACATCGTTGCAAAATCTGAAAACCCAAATTTTCATGCACCAGCACTTCTTTATTCAGAGCCTGATCTCGCAGTCCGTGTTATTCGCGATATTTTCAATGAAGATTTCCGCAAGCTCACCATTCAAGGAAATGATGCATGGGAAGAGATCAACAACTATCTCGGCTTCATTGCACCAGAGCTCACTTCAAAGATTGAGAAGTGGACGGGTTTGGGAGATCTCTTCACCGATTATCGAGTAGATGAGCAATTGGCCAAAGCATTTGATCGCAAGGTTTATCTACCTTCAGGTGGATCTCTGGTTATCGATCGCACGGAGGCAATGATTGTTATCGACGTCAACACCGGAAAATTTATCGGTAAGGGCGGAAGCCTGGAAGAGACGGTTACCAAGAACAACTTGGAAGCAGCCGAAGAAATTTCTCGACAACTGCGCCTGCGTGACCTCGGTGGCATTATCGTCATCGACTTCATCGACATGATTCTCGAATCTAACCGCGAGTTGGTTCTGCGTCGCCTTGTCGAATGTCTCGGGCGTGATCGCACCAAGCATCAGGTTGCCGAAGTGACTTCGCTCGGTCTGGTTCAGATGACTCGCAAGCGAGTTGGGCAAGGTCTCATTGAAGCCTTCTCGACCCCGTGCGAAACTTGCGGCGGCCGCGGAATACATATTCAGACCGATCCCGTGAAGGCTCGTCCATCTCTTCCCTTTGGAGGACAGAATGGCCTGGGCGATGTTCATGATGCCATTGAGCATGAAGTTACTGAGATGGAAGAGGTCGAACTTGAGGTGGAGTCGGGTGAGGATTACGAAGCCTCCGGGGAGAGCGAAACTGCGGAAATGCCACATGTTGTGACTCCAGAACCAGCAAAGGGACGACGCCGTCGTCGCGCGGCAAGTTCGGGAGTAATCACACCAGGCGCCTAA
- the rplU gene encoding 50S ribosomal protein L21: MYAIVKAGGRQEKVAVGDTVTVDRIDAAAGSTVTFPAVLVVDGATVTTDPKVLSGVKVMAEIVDETKGKKIDILRYKNKTGYRRRQGFRSKNTRVLITAINGMN; encoded by the coding sequence GTGTACGCAATCGTGAAGGCTGGCGGACGCCAAGAAAAGGTCGCCGTCGGAGACACCGTGACTGTCGATCGTATCGACGCCGCGGCAGGATCCACCGTAACTTTCCCCGCAGTTCTCGTCGTTGACGGTGCAACCGTCACGACCGACCCAAAGGTCCTCTCCGGCGTAAAAGTTATGGCCGAGATCGTGGATGAGACCAAGGGCAAGAAGATCGACATTCTTCGTTACAAGAACAAGACCGGCTACCGCCGTCGTCAGGGTTTCCGTTCGAAGAACACACGCGTACTTATCACTGCCATCAACGGCATGAACTAA
- a CDS encoding nucleotidyl transferase AbiEii/AbiGii toxin family protein, with the protein MMQTEYVNAVRLLLQVLPSVFESGQLALKGGTAINLYLDDMPRLSVDIDAVFLPIGITRDEALLAINDEVSKIAQTSEGMGLRVHRAIAEDVNESQLLITNGSTQVKIEINTVFRGTVLEPKLRSLNPMSSEIFAIDVSAMLLDPAEIIDELVQVREALRRDIITGFSEASRSFIKGFFSGTPQWDLIPFNITSERDRVNLIYI; encoded by the coding sequence ATGATGCAAACCGAATACGTTAACGCGGTCCGCCTACTCTTACAGGTTCTGCCGAGTGTTTTCGAAAGTGGCCAATTGGCACTCAAGGGCGGCACCGCAATCAATCTGTATCTCGATGACATGCCGCGGTTGTCCGTCGACATTGATGCCGTGTTTCTTCCGATCGGTATAACACGTGATGAAGCTTTGCTCGCGATCAACGATGAAGTCAGCAAGATCGCACAAACTTCGGAGGGTATGGGGCTACGTGTCCACCGTGCTATTGCGGAGGACGTCAATGAATCACAGTTGTTAATCACCAACGGTTCGACTCAAGTAAAAATTGAGATTAACACTGTGTTTCGCGGAACCGTATTGGAGCCAAAACTCCGTTCACTAAATCCAATGTCATCAGAAATCTTCGCAATTGATGTATCCGCAATGCTTCTTGATCCCGCGGAGATCATTGATGAACTCGTACAAGTCCGAGAGGCGCTGCGCCGCGACATCATCACTGGGTTTAGCGAAGCCAGTCGCTCATTCATCAAAGGTTTCTTTTCTGGTACTCCTCAATGGGATCTGATCCCTTTTAACATCACATCCGAAAGGGATCGCGTAAATCTCATTTACATCTAA
- the proB gene encoding glutamate 5-kinase produces MSRGHISKAKRIVIKVGSSSLTGKAGSELDPTAVDRLVDLVATCRERGAEVVLVSSGAIATGLAPLGLKARPRDLATQQAAAAVGQGLLLHRYTESFARYQTTAAQILLTTQDVIHRSHYKNAQRTLYRLLALGVVPIINENDTVGTQEIRFGDNDRLAALVSLVIGADLLVLISDIDALYDAPPTKVGAQRISEVESVTDIDDATIGGVGAAGVGSGGMVTKVEAARISTSAGIPMLLTSLAQSKRALDGEDVGTYFHAQHSKTNSRLLWLAHASTPNGRLTVDAGAVTALIERGVSLLPAGVTGVEGEFSAGDAVEIATQDGRVIARGLVAFDSVEIPQMLGRSTKELAKELGAEYERELIHRDDLVLL; encoded by the coding sequence ATGAGTCGCGGGCATATCTCCAAGGCTAAGAGAATTGTCATTAAGGTGGGTTCATCTTCGCTGACGGGAAAGGCTGGGTCAGAATTAGACCCAACTGCCGTAGATCGCCTGGTTGATCTCGTGGCAACTTGTCGCGAAAGAGGTGCCGAAGTTGTCCTAGTTTCATCTGGTGCCATTGCTACCGGACTTGCTCCACTGGGGCTCAAGGCCAGACCCAGAGACTTAGCAACGCAGCAGGCCGCCGCCGCGGTCGGACAGGGTCTGCTGCTGCACCGCTATACGGAGAGTTTCGCACGCTACCAAACAACGGCTGCCCAAATCCTTCTGACCACCCAGGATGTCATCCATCGCTCTCATTACAAGAATGCCCAGCGCACTCTTTATCGTTTGCTCGCCCTCGGCGTTGTTCCAATCATCAATGAGAATGACACAGTTGGCACGCAGGAAATTCGCTTCGGAGACAATGATCGACTTGCCGCTCTGGTTTCACTCGTCATTGGGGCCGATCTACTTGTTCTGATCTCCGACATTGACGCTCTCTATGACGCGCCTCCAACAAAAGTTGGAGCACAACGGATCAGCGAGGTTGAGTCCGTCACCGATATTGACGACGCAACAATAGGCGGAGTCGGCGCCGCCGGAGTCGGAAGCGGGGGAATGGTCACCAAAGTCGAAGCCGCCCGTATTTCGACTAGTGCAGGTATCCCAATGCTCCTCACTTCTCTTGCGCAATCGAAGAGAGCACTCGATGGTGAAGATGTGGGCACTTACTTCCATGCACAGCACTCCAAAACAAATTCACGTTTACTCTGGCTCGCACACGCCTCCACGCCCAATGGTCGCCTGACTGTCGATGCTGGAGCAGTCACGGCTCTAATCGAGCGGGGCGTCTCACTTCTTCCCGCTGGCGTTACTGGGGTCGAAGGGGAATTCAGTGCGGGTGATGCCGTGGAAATCGCAACCCAAGATGGACGCGTTATTGCACGCGGCCTGGTCGCTTTTGATTCTGTGGAAATTCCTCAGATGCTGGGACGTTCAACGAAGGAACTTGCCAAGGAATTGGGCGCCGAATACGAACGCGAACTCATTCATAGGGATGATCTAGTTCTTCTCTAG
- the obgE gene encoding GTPase ObgE, whose product MTTFVDQVTLFASAGKGGDGCVSVHREKFKPLGGPDGGNGGRGGDIKLIVDPNVTTLLDYHHSPHRKATSGRAGYGDRKDGPAGEDLTLKVPNGTVVFDDKGNQLADLVGNGTVFIAAQGGHGGLGNLALASSKRRAPGFALLGEPGEERKLILELKSVADIALVGYPSAGKSSLIAAMSKARPKIADYPFTTLIPNLGVVEAGETRFTVADVPGLIPGASQGKGLGHEFLRHVERCAALVQVLDCGTLETDRNPIQDLEIIENELAEYGGLEDRPRIIALNKIDLPDGAAMADMVAQTLRDRGYEVYPVSAASHAGLRDLTFAMARVIQKNRAAAATEERTRIVLRPVSVDDSGFVVIPNEDGSFSITGTKILRWVRQTNFKNAEAIGYLADRMAILGVERELLKKGAVAGSEVRVGEGDDAVIFDWEPTIESGAELLGARGQDERFDSVWRGYEKVQDQLSDEELARQWEFAIDDPRTPVLKSELEMDAEDVAEATADSEEDSEVEESR is encoded by the coding sequence ATGACAACATTCGTTGATCAAGTCACGCTCTTCGCCTCTGCCGGAAAGGGCGGCGATGGATGCGTCTCCGTGCACCGCGAGAAGTTCAAACCCCTCGGTGGTCCAGATGGTGGCAATGGAGGACGCGGCGGAGATATCAAACTCATTGTCGATCCAAACGTCACAACACTTCTTGATTACCACCACTCACCACATCGCAAGGCAACGTCCGGTCGCGCAGGATACGGCGATCGCAAAGATGGACCTGCAGGTGAAGATCTCACTCTTAAAGTTCCCAACGGCACTGTTGTCTTCGATGATAAAGGCAATCAACTTGCCGACTTGGTCGGCAACGGGACTGTCTTTATTGCAGCGCAGGGCGGACACGGTGGCCTGGGCAACTTGGCGTTGGCCTCCTCCAAACGTCGCGCACCCGGCTTTGCGCTGCTTGGCGAGCCAGGCGAAGAACGCAAACTCATTCTCGAGCTCAAGAGTGTTGCCGATATCGCACTCGTGGGTTACCCAAGCGCTGGAAAGTCTTCTCTTATTGCAGCCATGTCGAAGGCTCGTCCCAAGATCGCGGATTATCCATTCACCACCCTTATTCCCAACCTCGGCGTAGTGGAGGCGGGGGAGACTCGCTTTACTGTCGCTGACGTTCCTGGACTTATTCCTGGTGCAAGCCAAGGTAAAGGCTTGGGACATGAATTTCTCCGTCACGTCGAACGTTGCGCCGCGCTCGTTCAGGTTCTGGATTGTGGCACGCTAGAAACAGATCGCAATCCGATCCAAGATTTAGAAATCATTGAAAACGAACTCGCCGAATATGGCGGGCTCGAAGATCGCCCACGCATTATTGCTCTCAACAAAATCGATCTCCCTGATGGCGCAGCAATGGCCGACATGGTTGCACAGACACTTCGCGATCGCGGGTATGAGGTCTATCCAGTCTCCGCTGCATCGCATGCCGGATTGCGCGATCTAACTTTCGCCATGGCGCGCGTCATTCAGAAGAATCGAGCCGCCGCCGCGACGGAAGAACGGACACGAATTGTTCTGCGTCCAGTCTCCGTTGATGACTCCGGTTTCGTTGTCATTCCAAATGAAGACGGCTCTTTCTCCATCACGGGCACGAAGATTCTTCGCTGGGTCCGTCAGACCAACTTTAAAAATGCTGAAGCCATTGGCTACCTTGCAGATCGCATGGCGATACTTGGTGTCGAGCGCGAACTTCTCAAGAAAGGCGCAGTCGCCGGAAGTGAAGTACGCGTTGGAGAAGGCGATGACGCTGTTATCTTTGACTGGGAACCAACGATTGAATCGGGCGCCGAACTCCTGGGTGCGCGAGGTCAAGATGAGCGATTTGATTCTGTGTGGCGCGGATATGAGAAGGTCCAAGACCAACTCAGCGATGAAGAACTCGCCCGTCAGTGGGAATTTGCCATTGACGATCCCCGCACTCCGGTATTGAAGTCGGAATTGGAAATGGACGCGGAAGATGTGGCCGAGGCGACTGCTGATTCAGAAGAAGATTCAGAGGTTGAGGAAAGCCGATGA
- a CDS encoding serine hydrolase: MRTLFRFVLNLVIGLLAFYILLFSATRIIHYPEPIAAIRLGIAPASKTPTLMPFHIVDPATKPVLWSSAEGSMPASVNWDGVNISFKDFLATTSTTAFLVVRDGVITYEWYGKSINALSKLPSYSMAKTLTSIMIGQLIAEGKIKESDTFVQYFPEFKTGGSFDTVTIQSLLDMQSGVGVSDNYPSGPSGWGVAIAQMYATTDLNFFMEHNRKMNWDPGTQSEYRSVDTQMLGFIIKKVTGMSVSDYFSQHVWQPIGAEQSAFWNVDHVGGLEKTFCCFNATARDWARIGALVLNNGAGKVGNANLINAAWMNRLTTAATTLDHGWGYGAQMWHPFAGSSMLLGLHGQYIFIQPSTHMVIVKLSDEPTDNGNNEELTAGVLHDVATAAY; the protein is encoded by the coding sequence GTGCGCACCTTATTTCGCTTCGTTCTAAATCTAGTCATCGGACTCCTTGCCTTCTACATCCTTCTCTTCAGCGCGACTCGGATAATCCACTACCCCGAACCTATCGCCGCTATTCGATTGGGAATTGCTCCGGCCTCCAAGACGCCGACTCTGATGCCATTTCATATTGTCGATCCTGCGACCAAGCCTGTTCTGTGGAGTTCGGCAGAAGGGTCTATGCCTGCAAGCGTCAATTGGGATGGGGTGAATATTTCTTTCAAGGATTTCCTGGCAACTACCTCAACTACTGCTTTTCTAGTGGTGCGCGATGGCGTGATTACCTATGAGTGGTACGGCAAGTCGATAAACGCACTGAGCAAGCTCCCTTCGTACTCAATGGCTAAGACCTTGACTTCCATCATGATCGGCCAACTTATCGCAGAAGGAAAGATCAAAGAATCTGACACCTTTGTTCAGTACTTCCCCGAATTCAAAACTGGTGGAAGTTTCGACACGGTCACTATTCAGAGCCTTCTCGATATGCAATCCGGTGTCGGCGTGAGTGACAATTATCCAAGTGGTCCCTCCGGCTGGGGTGTGGCCATTGCGCAGATGTATGCGACCACCGACCTCAATTTCTTTATGGAGCACAACCGAAAGATGAATTGGGATCCAGGAACCCAATCCGAGTACCGAAGCGTTGATACGCAAATGCTCGGTTTCATCATCAAGAAAGTCACCGGTATGAGTGTCTCCGATTACTTCAGCCAACATGTCTGGCAGCCCATCGGTGCCGAGCAGAGTGCGTTCTGGAACGTGGACCATGTGGGAGGTCTAGAGAAGACTTTCTGCTGTTTCAATGCCACAGCACGAGACTGGGCACGTATTGGCGCGCTAGTTCTCAATAACGGCGCAGGTAAAGTGGGAAATGCCAACTTGATCAATGCGGCTTGGATGAATCGCCTCACTACTGCCGCAACAACTCTAGATCACGGCTGGGGATATGGCGCACAGATGTGGCATCCCTTTGCGGGATCGTCGATGCTCTTGGGGCTACACGGCCAGTACATCTTCATTCAGCCCAGTACTCACATGGTAATTGTGAAACTAAGTGATGAGCCAACTGATAATGGAAATAATGAAGAACTGACTGCAGGGGTTCTGCACGATGTCGCGACGGCAGCGTACTAA
- a CDS encoding glutamate-5-semialdehyde dehydrogenase: protein MDAATLISDLATRARLAARTLTTASGLEREAALLAIADEIESRSEEILAANEEDMARGRAEEMHPQLLDRLLLTPQRIRDIAKGARQVANLPDPLGITLRESTLPNGLHLKQVTVPFGVVGMVYEARPNVTVDAAVILLMSGNAALLRGSSSASSSNEALVNIMRDALAKTNISPDVIQLVPSYDRETVHALLHARGKVDLVIPRGSAGLIRMVVDDSTVPTIETGAGVCHVYVDEFADLEKAIPILLNSKTHRPSVCNAAETLLVHSSIADKFLPMALIALSEAGVVLHSDEKALKIADSIHIASSLATDENWQTEYGVLEMNIGVVDSVDEAIDHIAKYGTQHTEAIVTESEAAANRFIALSDCAAVMVNTSTRFTDGEQMGFGAEIGISNQKLHARGPMGLEAMTTTTWIVKGDGQIRS from the coding sequence ATGGATGCCGCAACGCTGATCTCCGACCTTGCCACTCGTGCCCGACTTGCTGCCCGCACTCTCACAACTGCATCGGGATTAGAGCGAGAGGCAGCCCTACTCGCCATTGCCGATGAAATCGAGAGCAGAAGCGAAGAGATCCTTGCTGCTAATGAAGAAGATATGGCTCGTGGTCGCGCCGAAGAGATGCACCCGCAACTTCTTGACCGGTTGCTCCTCACCCCACAAAGGATCCGCGATATTGCAAAGGGCGCACGCCAAGTCGCCAATCTTCCCGATCCACTCGGAATAACCCTGCGCGAATCCACCCTTCCCAATGGACTTCACCTCAAGCAGGTCACAGTTCCATTCGGGGTTGTCGGCATGGTTTATGAAGCTCGCCCCAATGTCACAGTCGATGCCGCTGTCATCCTTCTCATGTCCGGCAACGCCGCACTTCTCCGTGGTTCATCCAGCGCATCCTCCAGCAATGAAGCACTCGTCAACATAATGCGCGATGCCCTTGCCAAGACAAATATCTCTCCTGATGTCATCCAACTTGTCCCTTCCTACGATCGCGAAACCGTCCACGCTCTCCTGCACGCCCGTGGCAAAGTAGATCTGGTCATCCCACGCGGAAGCGCGGGGCTTATCCGCATGGTTGTTGATGACTCCACGGTTCCAACTATCGAAACTGGCGCCGGTGTCTGCCATGTTTACGTTGACGAATTCGCTGACCTCGAAAAAGCAATTCCAATCCTTCTCAATTCCAAAACCCATCGCCCAAGTGTCTGCAACGCTGCCGAGACCCTTCTCGTTCACAGTTCAATCGCCGACAAGTTCCTCCCGATGGCACTCATAGCGTTGTCTGAAGCGGGGGTTGTTCTTCACTCTGACGAGAAGGCACTAAAGATCGCAGACTCCATTCACATCGCCTCGTCATTAGCAACGGATGAGAATTGGCAGACCGAGTACGGCGTTCTTGAAATGAACATCGGCGTCGTTGATTCCGTCGATGAAGCCATCGACCACATTGCCAAGTACGGAACTCAGCACACCGAAGCAATCGTCACCGAATCAGAAGCCGCCGCGAACCGATTCATCGCGCTCTCCGATTGCGCTGCCGTCATGGTCAATACTTCAACGCGATTTACCGACGGCGAACAGATGGGCTTTGGCGCCGAAATCGGCATCTCCAACCAGAAACTCCACGCTCGTGGTCCAATGGGTCTAGAAGCAATGACCACGACCACCTGGATCGTGAAGGGCGACGGCCAGATTCGAAGTTAG
- a CDS encoding fibronectin type III domain-containing protein — translation MEGSRRRRFSIFAIVFVLIGLSGVNISGAATSKYSLPSAPTNVTAVGGLNSATLKWKAPATNGGRAITSYRITYNPGKKVYVCKSSATTCKVPIANPNKPSSKPAPVWFYFTVAAVNSVGTGPDSIVGFARVLVRFRATKYIAPKYASPTPTATTAPLPTATPTQFPQRPGITAFDGKYVGTAIVTVTQNDNVISLLSSTLNTSNTVLNGDIIGTADIWKINGYVTDVSGVATVTASNSIYGAMTFTVTFVSDPVTHVVKGTGKGTNTVEYPGLGTVKVVFDFSISNAA, via the coding sequence ATGGAAGGTTCGCGTCGCCGAAGGTTCTCCATATTCGCAATTGTTTTCGTGCTTATCGGCCTCAGCGGGGTTAATATCTCTGGCGCTGCTACTTCCAAATACTCGCTTCCTTCGGCCCCGACAAATGTCACCGCCGTAGGTGGATTGAATAGCGCGACATTGAAGTGGAAAGCGCCTGCGACGAATGGCGGCAGGGCTATTACTTCGTACAGGATTACCTACAACCCCGGTAAGAAAGTTTACGTTTGTAAGAGTTCGGCCACGACATGCAAAGTTCCTATCGCAAATCCCAACAAGCCAAGCAGCAAACCGGCACCGGTCTGGTTCTATTTCACTGTGGCGGCGGTGAATTCAGTTGGAACCGGGCCCGATTCAATCGTGGGATTTGCGCGCGTACTTGTTCGTTTTCGGGCGACAAAATATATCGCGCCCAAGTATGCGAGCCCTACTCCTACAGCGACGACCGCGCCTTTGCCGACAGCGACCCCAACTCAGTTTCCACAGCGTCCTGGCATCACAGCATTCGATGGGAAGTACGTTGGCACTGCCATTGTGACGGTGACTCAGAACGACAATGTAATCTCCTTACTTTCCTCAACGCTCAACACCTCTAACACTGTCCTCAATGGCGACATCATTGGAACCGCCGATATCTGGAAGATCAACGGCTATGTCACTGATGTGTCCGGTGTCGCCACAGTCACTGCTTCAAACTCGATATACGGAGCAATGACCTTTACAGTGACGTTTGTATCTGATCCAGTGACGCATGTGGTGAAGGGAACTGGAAAGGGAACCAACACCGTCGAATATCCGGGTTTGGGCACCGTCAAAGTGGTCTTCGACTTCAGCATCTCCAACGCCGCCTAG
- a CDS encoding helix-turn-helix domain-containing protein: MTVITLGDAMASPSAVTQVTANKSERENATEVLAFFASHGTNVKIVAKDGSSLKLSRALTEVLESAADLVERTGQVHLDNAESQWLSPNDAAALLGISRPTVLKMIDEGLMQAENVPGSSAHRRLLRSSVESFKVERDVFHGQMNKAAEQAIKTGLFSRAARKH, encoded by the coding sequence ATGACAGTTATTACACTTGGAGATGCTATGGCAAGTCCATCTGCCGTAACTCAGGTTACGGCCAATAAAAGTGAACGAGAGAATGCCACAGAAGTATTAGCTTTTTTCGCTTCGCATGGAACTAACGTAAAAATTGTCGCAAAGGATGGATCCTCGCTCAAATTAAGTCGTGCGCTGACAGAAGTATTGGAAAGTGCGGCAGATCTTGTCGAACGCACAGGCCAAGTACATCTTGATAATGCAGAGTCTCAGTGGCTCAGTCCAAACGATGCTGCTGCACTGCTCGGCATTAGTCGGCCCACTGTTCTTAAAATGATCGACGAAGGTCTCATGCAAGCAGAGAATGTGCCGGGTAGCAGCGCCCATAGACGCTTACTTAGATCAAGTGTTGAGTCATTCAAGGTCGAACGCGATGTATTTCACGGACAAATGAATAAGGCGGCTGAACAGGCAATCAAGACAGGTCTCTTTTCTCGGGCTGCCAGGAAACATTGA
- a CDS encoding type IV toxin-antitoxin system AbiEi family antitoxin domain-containing protein, which yields MADIESNFLINGLLRSVRHDQPLDLKTLANHRVSGALAAHYSRTGWLTRLGPGVYAFPGGRLDRDQCLLFLQERIIGLHVGGKTALAWQGVTHYLSTVETLTLWGEEKTTLPSWFVSQFPSNYRSWSLLNNKVAGRGLFTPPELTPHVKVSARERALLELLRDIKTEVDLEEARHLFFATKGMRVKHAGELLEGCTNVRTVRLFLMWGHEADNINVEQLRAKYILPTGSSSRWIGKLADGTKLVLPA from the coding sequence GTGGCTGACATAGAGAGCAATTTTCTAATCAACGGACTTCTTCGCTCAGTTCGCCATGATCAACCACTGGACCTCAAGACCCTGGCCAACCACAGAGTCTCGGGCGCCCTCGCCGCTCATTATTCGCGTACTGGGTGGCTCACTCGATTAGGACCCGGAGTTTACGCATTTCCAGGCGGGCGTCTTGATCGAGACCAATGCCTACTATTCCTGCAAGAACGCATCATTGGGCTACACGTGGGAGGGAAGACTGCCTTAGCGTGGCAGGGAGTGACCCACTATCTATCGACAGTTGAAACCTTAACCTTATGGGGCGAGGAAAAAACCACATTGCCAAGTTGGTTTGTAAGCCAGTTTCCATCTAACTACCGGTCTTGGTCACTTCTTAACAACAAGGTAGCGGGTCGAGGATTATTCACGCCACCAGAGTTAACACCACACGTGAAAGTATCCGCGCGCGAGCGTGCCCTGCTTGAACTTCTGCGAGATATCAAAACAGAAGTGGATTTGGAAGAAGCTCGACACCTGTTCTTCGCAACGAAGGGTATGCGAGTAAAACATGCTGGCGAATTGCTTGAAGGATGCACGAATGTGCGAACAGTCCGCCTATTCCTGATGTGGGGTCATGAAGCTGACAATATAAATGTCGAGCAATTACGTGCCAAATACATACTTCCAACAGGAAGTTCGTCGCGATGGATAGGGAAACTCGCTGACGGTACGAAGTTGGTGCTTCCCGCATGA
- the rpmA gene encoding 50S ribosomal protein L27 — MASKKGVSSTRNGRDSNAQYLGIKRFGGQVVKNGEILVRQRGTHFHPGANVGRGKDDTLFAMAAGAVEFGRARGRRVVNVVPVA; from the coding sequence ATGGCAAGTAAAAAAGGCGTTTCATCGACACGAAATGGTCGCGACTCAAACGCGCAATACCTCGGAATTAAGCGCTTCGGCGGACAGGTAGTCAAGAACGGCGAGATCCTCGTGCGTCAGCGTGGCACCCACTTCCACCCAGGCGCAAACGTAGGACGCGGCAAGGACGACACACTTTTTGCAATGGCAGCTGGCGCAGTTGAATTCGGTCGCGCGCGCGGACGTCGCGTTGTGAATGTGGTCCCCGTCGCCTAG